One Salvia splendens isolate huo1 chromosome 22, SspV2, whole genome shotgun sequence DNA segment encodes these proteins:
- the LOC121787218 gene encoding protein argonaute 1-like, with translation MARKRRTELPGGESSESQEAGSGHGGVQRSPTQHQPQSQQQQLQQQGGYQGAGRGLAPQRGAYGGRGGGRTAPQQYYGGPPEYQQGQGRGGQQYSRGGAARRGAFVGGAEAPSAGGPSRPPAPELHQATQSPYQAVMTTPSSYGASSSTQAPDPLQISEVTEHIQDLSIQQEVTPGQHMQPASSKSLRYPLRPGKGTYGSKCVVKANHFFAELPDKDLHQYDVSIIPDVTSRGVNRAVMEQLVKLYRESHLGRRLPAYDGRKSLYTAGPLPFDYKEFNITLLDEEDAPGGARREREFKVIIKHASRADLHHLGMFLQGRRADAPQEALQVLDIVLRELPTARYSPVGRSFYSPDLGRRQPLGEGLESWRGFYQSIRPTQMGLSLNIDMSSTAFIEPLPVIDFVAQLLNRDVSARPLSDADRVKIKKALRGVKVEVTHRGNMRRKYRISGLTSQATRELTFPVDERGTMKSVVEYFQETYGFVIQHTQWPCLQVGNTQRPNYLPMEVCKIVEGQRYSKRLNERQITALLKVTCQRPKERELDILRTVSHNAYAADPYAKEFGIKISEKLAQVEARVLPAPWLKYHDSGREKDCLPQVGQWNMMNKRMVNGGTVNSWICINFARNVQDGLAHSFCHELAQMCMTSGMAYNPQPVLPVLSGRPDQVERVLKARFHDVMTKLQPHKKELDLLIVILPDNNGSLYGDLKRICETDLGIVSQCCLQKHVFKMSKQYLANVSLKINVKVGGRNTVLVDALSRRIPLVSDQPTIIFGADVTHPHPGEDSSPSIAAVVASQDWPEVTKYAGLVCAQSHRQEIIQDLYKTWNDPQRGTMHGGMIKELLISFRRATGQKPQRIIFYRDGVSEGQFYQVLFYELEAIRKACASLEPDYQPTVTFVVVQKRHHTRLFANNHSDRNSVDRSGNILPGTVVDSKICHPTEFDFYLCSHAGIQGTSRPAHYHVLWDENKFSADALQSLTNNLCYTYARCTRSVSIVPPAYYAHLAAFRARFYMEPETSDSGSMTSGAVPGRGGGAGARTTRVPGVNAAVRPLPQLRENVKRVMFYC, from the exons ATGGCAAGAAAGAGGCGAACCGAACTTCCTGGTGGTGAGAGCTCAGAGTCTCAAGAAGCTGGCTCAGGACATGGTGGTGTTCAGCGCTCACCTACTCAACATCAACCACAATCGCAGCAACAACAGCTACAACAGCAAGGGGGATATCAAGGAGCGGGAAGGGGCTTGGCACCCCAACGTGGGGCCTATGGTGGCCGTGGTGGCGGCAGAACAGCTCCTCAGCAGTATTATGGTGGACCACCTGAGTATCAACAGGGTCAGGGCCGTGGTGGTCAGCAGTATAGCCGAGGTGGTGCAGCACGCAGAGGTGCATTCGTGGGTGGCGCCGAAGCACCTTCTGCTGGTGGTCCATCTCGTCCACCTGCTCCCGAGCTGCACCAAGCTACACAGTCACCATATCAAGCTGTGATGACTACGCCTAGTTCTTATGGGGCAAGCTCCTCTACACAGGCACCTGATCCTCTGCAAATTTCAGAAGTAACTGAGCACATCCAGGATCTCTCTATCCAGCAAGAAGTGACTCCAGGCCAACATATGCAACCGGCTTCAAGCAAATCTCTGAGATATCCGCTGAGGCCAGGAAAAGGGACCTATGGCTCAAAGTGTGTGGTGAAAGCCAACCACTTCTTTGCAGAGCTTCCAGACAAGGACTTGCATCAATATGAC GTCTCAATTATTCCTGACGTTACATCCCGTGGAGTTAATCGTGCTGTGATGGAGCAATTAGTGAAGTTATATAGGGAATCTCATCTTGGTAGGAGGCTTCCTGCCTATGATGGAAGAAAGAGCCTGTACACTGCTGGACCACTACCTTTCGATTATAAAGAATTCAACATAACACTTCTAGATGAAGAGGATGCTCCTGGTGGTGCGAG GCGAGAAAGAGAATTTAAGGTGATCATCAAGCATGCTTCACGGGCTGACTTGCATCACCTAGGAATGTTTTTACAAGGCAGACGAGCTGATGCGCCACAAGAGGCTCTTCAAGTTCTGGACATTGTACTTCGTGAACTTCCCACTGCTCG GTATTCCCCGGTTGGCCGTTCTTTTTATTCCCCAGATTTAGGCAGAAGGCAACCTCTTGGTGAAGGACTTGAAAGTTGGCGTGGATTTTACCAGAGTATTCGTCCTACTCAGATGGGTCTATCGCTGAACATTG ATATGTCTTCCACTGCGTTCATCGAGCCACTCCCAGTTATTGATTTTGTTGCGCAGCTTCTGAATAGGGATGTGTCAGCTAGACCATTATCTGATGCTGACCGTGTTAAG ATCAAGAAAGCACTTAGAGGAGTAAAGGTGGAGGTTACTCATCGAGGAAACATGCGAAGGAAGTACCGTATCTCTGGTTTGACATCACAGGCAACTCGTGAGCTAAC ATTTCCGGTGGATGAAAGGGGTACAATGAAATCTGTGGTGGAATACTTCCAAGAGACCTATGGGTTTGTCATTCAGCACACCCAATGGCCTTGTCTTCAAGTGGGAAATACCCAGAGGCCAAACTACTTGCCCATGGAGGTGTGCAAGATAGTGGAGGGCCAGAGATACTCCAAGAGATTAAATGAGAGACAGATAACTGCACTACTTAAAGTGACATGCCAGCGTCCCAAGGAAAGAGAATTAGACATTCTTCGG ACTGTTAGCCATAATGCCTATGCTGCTGACCCTTATGCGAAAGAGTTTGGAATTAAAATTAGTGAGAAGTTGGCACAAGTTGAGGCTCGTGTCCTTCCTGCACCATGG CTCAAGTATCATGATTCCGGTAGGGAGAAGGACTGTCTTCCTCAAGTTGGGCAGTGGAATATGATGAACAAG AGGATGGTTAATGGTGGCACTGTCAACAGTTGGATCTGTATCAACTTTGCCCGGAATGTTCAAGATGGTTTGGCACACAGCTTCTGTCATGAGCTTGCTCAGATGTGCATGACTTCTGGCATG GCATATAATCCTCAGCCTGTGTTGCCAGTCCTGAGTGGTCGCCCTGATCAAGTGGAAAGAGTTTTGAAAGCTAGGTTTCATGATGTGATGACTAAACTGCAGCCACATAAGAAGGAGCTTGACTTGCTAATTGTTATATTACCTGACAATAATGGCTCTCTATATG GTGATCTAAAGCGCATATGTGAGACAGATCTGGGTATTGTATCACAATGTTGCCTGCAGAAGCATGTTTTCAAGATGAGCAAACAATATCTTGCCAATGTTTCTCTGAAGATAAATGTCAAAGTTGGTGGTAGGAACACTGTTCTTGTTGATGCACTTTCCAGGCGTATACCCCTTGTGAGCGACCAACCTACAATTATTTTTGGTGCGGATGTTACGCATCCACACCCTGGCGAAGATTCTAGCCCATCAATTGCTGCT GTTGTGGCCTCTCAGGATTGGCCCGAGGTCACAAAATATGCTGGCTTGGTTTGTGCACAAAGCCACAGACAGGAGATAATTCAAGATTTGTACAAAACCTGGAATGACCCACAAAGGGGGACTATGCACGGTGGCATGATAAA GGAACTGCTTATTTCATTCCGCAGAGCAACAGGACAGAAACCTCAGCGTATTATCTTCTACAG GGATGGAGTAAGTGAGGGACAGTTCTATCAAGTTTTGTTTTATGAACTTGAGGCCATACGTAAG GCATGTGCGTCTTTGGAGCCAGACTATCAGCCAACTGTTACCTTTGTGGTGGTTCAAAAACGTCATCACACTCGTCTGTTTGCTAATAACCACAGTGACAGGAATTCAGTTGACAGAAGTGGCAATATTTTGCCAG GTACTGTTGTAGATTCGAAGATCTGCCATCCCACTGAATTCGACTTCTACCTTTGCAGTCATGCTGGGATTCAG GGAACTAGCCGTCCTGCTCATTACCATGTCTTGTGGGATGAGAATAAGTTTTCAGCTGATGCCCTTCAGTCACTTACTAATAACCTTTGTTACAC ATATGCAAGATGTACACGATCTGTTTCAATTG TACCTCCTGCATACTATGCACATTTGGCTGCTTTCCGTGCTCGTTTCTACATGGAGCCTGAAACCTCTGACAGTGGGTCGATGACCAGTGGGGCAGTCCCTGGTCGGGGTGGTGGTGCGGGTGCACGGACTACTAGGGTTCCGGGGGTGAATGCTGCTGTGAGGCCCCTTCCACAGCTCAGGGAGAATGTTAAAAGAGTTATGTTCTACTGTTGA